From Nitrososphaerales archaeon, one genomic window encodes:
- a CDS encoding 3-hydroxyacyl-CoA dehydrogenase family protein: MQRNVNRVAVLGAGLMGHGIAQMASQVGGYEVTLLDVKQEFVDRGMKMISDSLAKFVERGKLTKDQAAAVLSKIHPTTDLARAVGGSQLVIEAATEDPKLKLELYKKVSELADADAVLASNTSSISITMLGAATKHPENVCGMHFFNPPQLMPLVEVTRGNKTSDETIDLVRSVSAKMGKETVLCKKDSPGFIVNRILVPALNEAVFLVQEGVADPEDIDKAVKLGLNWPMGPLQLLDYVGLDTTFNITQVFMEEFQDGKYRAAPLLRQMVRAGMLGRKSGRGFYEWGAPGATKTK, translated from the coding sequence ATGCAACGAAACGTGAACAGAGTGGCTGTACTGGGTGCTGGCCTGATGGGCCACGGGATAGCTCAGATGGCTTCCCAGGTCGGGGGATACGAGGTAACGCTCCTTGATGTGAAACAGGAGTTCGTTGACCGCGGCATGAAGATGATCTCTGACAGCCTGGCGAAGTTCGTCGAGCGTGGTAAGCTGACAAAGGACCAGGCGGCAGCCGTGCTCTCCAAGATCCATCCCACCACGGACCTCGCACGCGCAGTGGGGGGGAGCCAGCTCGTCATCGAGGCAGCGACCGAGGACCCGAAGCTGAAACTCGAGCTCTACAAAAAAGTCTCGGAACTGGCCGACGCGGACGCTGTACTCGCTTCCAACACTTCCTCCATCAGCATCACGATGCTCGGTGCTGCTACGAAGCATCCTGAGAATGTCTGCGGGATGCACTTCTTCAACCCGCCACAGCTGATGCCTCTGGTCGAGGTAACCAGGGGGAACAAGACCTCGGACGAGACGATAGACCTGGTCAGGAGCGTCTCCGCGAAGATGGGGAAGGAGACAGTGCTCTGCAAGAAGGACTCGCCTGGCTTCATCGTCAACAGGATACTCGTGCCGGCGCTGAACGAGGCGGTCTTCCTGGTCCAAGAAGGCGTAGCAGACCCGGAGGATATTGACAAGGCAGTGAAGCTGGGCCTTAACTGGCCAATGGGGCCGCTGCAGCTTCTCGACTACGTCGGGTTGGACACGACCTTCAACATCACGCAGGTGTTCATGGAGGAGTTCCAAGATGGAAAATACCGCGCAGCTCCCCTCTTGCGCCAAATGGTTAGAGCAGGAATGCTAGGTAGGAAGTCTGGCAGGGGCTTCTACGAATGGGGTGCCCCGGGCGCGACTAAAACGAAATAA
- a CDS encoding acyl-CoA thioesterase — MNPWHEQRLRVRFEETDTMQVVYYGKFLVWMEVGRIGLLRDAGLPYKDWEQRGYHIPVVQAHADYKASARFDDEVLVKTKVASIGRASIRFENEIYKLPEMTLLCTGHTVHALIDRSGKSVAIPDDLREKLISF; from the coding sequence TTGAATCCTTGGCACGAACAGCGACTGAGGGTGAGGTTCGAGGAGACTGACACGATGCAGGTCGTCTACTACGGGAAGTTCCTCGTCTGGATGGAGGTCGGGAGGATAGGCCTCCTGAGGGACGCTGGGCTCCCCTACAAGGACTGGGAGCAGAGAGGTTACCACATCCCTGTCGTCCAGGCCCACGCGGACTACAAAGCTTCGGCTCGCTTTGACGACGAGGTCCTGGTTAAGACGAAGGTCGCGAGCATCGGTCGTGCAAGCATCAGGTTCGAGAACGAGATCTACAAGCTGCCTGAAATGACGCTCCTCTGCACAGGGCACACCGTCCACGCCCTAATCGACAGGTCAGGGAAGTCTGTCGCAATCCCGGACGATCTTCGGGAGAAGCTTATTTCGTTTTAG